In Pseudonocardia sp. C8, one genomic interval encodes:
- a CDS encoding YbjN domain-containing protein, with the protein MPDLDEVIGAALRDADVDHTHRGPGQWLVTLPGEARLQTQTWLLVREQTLAVQAFVCRRPDENHEGVYRFMLLRNAKLYGVHYCLDQVGDIHLIGRVPVHAVTGDEVDRLLGQVLEAADGDFNTFLELGFASSIRREYAWRTAHGESTANLKAFEHLLS; encoded by the coding sequence ATGCCGGATCTCGACGAGGTGATCGGCGCCGCGCTGCGCGACGCCGACGTCGACCACACCCACCGCGGGCCCGGCCAGTGGCTGGTGACGCTGCCGGGGGAGGCCCGGCTGCAGACCCAGACCTGGCTGCTGGTCCGCGAGCAGACCCTGGCAGTGCAGGCGTTCGTGTGCCGCAGGCCCGACGAGAACCACGAGGGCGTCTACCGGTTCATGCTGCTGCGCAACGCCAAGCTGTACGGCGTGCACTACTGCCTGGACCAGGTCGGCGACATCCACCTGATCGGCCGGGTGCCGGTGCACGCGGTCACCGGCGACGAGGTCGACCGTCTCCTCGGGCAGGTCCTCGAGGCCGCCGACGGCGACTTCAACACGTTCCTCGAGCTGGGGTTCGCGTCCTCGATCCGCCGCGAGTACGCCTGGCGGACCGCGCACGGCGAGTCGACCGCGAACCTGAAGGCGTTCGAGCACCTCCTCTCCTGA
- the mshA gene encoding D-inositol-3-phosphate glycosyltransferase, whose product MTSDGSIALPRRVAVLSVHTSPTEQPGTGDAGGMNVYVAQTAIRMARRGVEVEIFTRATSSEQPPSVELAPGATVRFVAAGPFEGLGKDDLPSQLCAFTAGVLRAEARHDPGWYDVVHSHYWLSGQVGWLARDRWGVPLVHTAHTLAKVKNAALAAGDTPEPRVRVIGEDQVVAESDRLVANTETESKELIELYDADPRRTVTIPPGVDTDRFRPGDRAAARAALGLPPDAVVLTFVGRIQRLKAPDVLLRAAAELLARTPSLADRLVVLVAGGPSGSGLAEPTSLQELAAELGITGVVRFLPPRGGDELVTVYRASDVVAVPSHNESFGLVALEAQACGTPVVATRVGGLPVAVAEGRSGLLVTGHDVSDWADALGELALDPARRERMSGVAAEHAHRFSWERTTDALLGAYDEARAEFRTRARR is encoded by the coding sequence GTGACATCCGACGGCTCGATCGCGTTGCCGCGCCGGGTCGCGGTGCTCTCCGTGCACACGTCCCCGACCGAGCAGCCCGGCACCGGCGACGCCGGCGGCATGAACGTCTACGTCGCCCAGACCGCGATCCGGATGGCCCGCCGCGGCGTCGAGGTCGAGATCTTCACGCGGGCCACGTCGTCCGAGCAGCCGCCGTCGGTGGAGCTCGCACCGGGAGCGACCGTGCGGTTCGTGGCGGCCGGCCCGTTCGAGGGCCTCGGCAAGGACGACCTGCCCAGCCAGCTGTGCGCGTTCACCGCGGGCGTGCTGCGGGCCGAGGCGCGCCACGACCCCGGCTGGTACGACGTCGTCCACTCGCACTACTGGCTGTCCGGGCAGGTGGGGTGGCTGGCCCGGGACCGCTGGGGGGTGCCGCTGGTGCACACCGCCCACACCCTGGCCAAGGTCAAGAACGCCGCGCTCGCCGCGGGCGACACCCCGGAGCCGCGGGTGCGGGTGATCGGCGAGGACCAGGTCGTCGCGGAGTCCGACCGGCTCGTCGCGAACACCGAGACCGAGTCGAAGGAGCTCATCGAGCTCTACGACGCCGACCCGCGCCGCACCGTCACGATCCCGCCCGGCGTCGACACCGACCGGTTCCGCCCCGGTGACCGGGCCGCCGCCCGGGCCGCGCTGGGCCTGCCGCCGGACGCCGTCGTGCTCACCTTCGTCGGCCGGATCCAGCGGCTCAAGGCACCGGACGTGCTGCTGCGCGCCGCCGCCGAGCTGCTCGCCCGGACGCCGTCGCTGGCCGACCGGCTGGTCGTGCTCGTCGCCGGCGGGCCGTCCGGCTCGGGGCTGGCGGAACCGACGTCGCTGCAGGAGCTGGCCGCCGAGCTCGGGATCACCGGCGTCGTCCGGTTCCTCCCGCCGCGCGGCGGGGACGAGCTGGTGACGGTGTACCGGGCGTCCGACGTCGTCGCCGTCCCCAGCCACAACGAGTCGTTCGGGCTGGTCGCGCTGGAGGCGCAGGCCTGCGGGACGCCGGTCGTCGCGACCCGGGTGGGCGGGCTGCCGGTCGCCGTCGCCGAGGGCCGCTCCGGGCTGCTGGTCACCGGCCACGACGTCTCCGACTGGGCGGACGCCCTCGGCGAGTTGGCACTCGACCCGGCCCGCCGCGAGCGGATGTCCGGTGTCGCCGCGGAGCACGCGCACCGCTTCTCCTGGGAGCGCACCACCGACGCGCTCCTGGGCGCCTACGACGAGGCCCGGGCCGAGTTCCGCACCCGGGCACGGAGGTGA
- a CDS encoding 4-coumarate--CoA ligase family protein has translation MRSPYPDVDIPDVSLTEFLFADGFGDRADAPAFIDGTTGDQLTYTEFHGLVEKIAGGLAARGIGKGDVVALFAPNLPQWAALFHGILRANGIVTSANSMYTAGELAHQLRDSGAKVLITVSPFLDRAVPGAKEAGLSEDVVLTIDPAEGHDSLADLVSSGAPVPELTTTADDTAVLPYSSGTTGLAKGVVLTHRNLVANLCQLVPLGDVTSDTKIMAFLPFFHIYGMTVMMNQGLHRRATVVTMPKFDLEQFLSITQKHAVDRLYIAPPVAVALAKHPIVDQYDLSCIKVIFSGAAPLDGELGRAVAKRLDCTVLQGYGMTELSPVSHAMPDDRGDLDLNSSGFAIPNVECKLVDPATGEEVGPGERGELWVKGPNVMVGYLNNPEATAATKDADGFLHTGDIAVVDAEGVYSIVDRVKELIKYKGYQVPPAELEALLLTHDKIADAAVIGVNDAEGEEVPKAFVVRQPSATDLTEDEVMAFVAERVAPHKKVRVVEFIEQIPKSASGKILRKDLRAREAASA, from the coding sequence ATGCGCAGCCCGTACCCGGACGTCGACATCCCCGATGTCTCGCTGACCGAGTTCCTGTTCGCCGACGGGTTCGGTGACCGCGCGGACGCGCCGGCCTTCATCGACGGGACGACCGGCGACCAGCTGACGTACACCGAGTTCCACGGCCTCGTCGAGAAGATCGCCGGCGGGCTGGCCGCACGCGGCATCGGCAAGGGCGACGTCGTCGCGTTGTTCGCGCCGAACCTGCCCCAGTGGGCGGCGCTGTTCCACGGCATCCTGCGGGCCAACGGCATCGTGACCAGCGCGAACTCGATGTACACCGCGGGGGAGCTGGCCCACCAGCTGCGCGACTCCGGCGCCAAGGTGCTGATCACCGTGTCGCCGTTCCTCGACCGCGCGGTGCCCGGCGCCAAGGAGGCGGGGTTGTCCGAGGACGTCGTCCTCACGATCGACCCGGCCGAGGGCCACGACTCGCTGGCCGACCTCGTGTCGTCCGGTGCACCGGTCCCGGAGCTGACGACGACCGCGGACGACACGGCCGTGCTGCCCTACTCCTCCGGCACCACCGGGCTGGCCAAGGGCGTCGTGCTCACCCACCGCAACCTGGTCGCCAACCTCTGCCAGCTCGTACCGCTGGGGGACGTCACCAGCGACACCAAGATCATGGCGTTCCTGCCGTTCTTCCACATCTACGGCATGACCGTGATGATGAACCAGGGCCTGCACCGGCGGGCGACGGTCGTGACCATGCCGAAGTTCGACCTCGAGCAGTTCCTGTCGATCACCCAGAAGCACGCCGTCGACCGGCTCTACATCGCCCCGCCGGTCGCGGTGGCGCTGGCCAAGCACCCGATCGTCGACCAGTACGACCTGTCCTGCATCAAGGTCATCTTCTCCGGGGCGGCCCCGCTCGACGGCGAGCTCGGCCGCGCCGTCGCCAAGCGGCTCGACTGCACCGTGCTGCAGGGCTACGGCATGACCGAGCTGTCCCCGGTCAGCCATGCCATGCCGGACGACCGCGGCGACCTCGACCTCAACTCGTCCGGCTTCGCGATCCCGAACGTCGAGTGCAAGCTCGTCGACCCCGCCACCGGCGAGGAGGTCGGTCCCGGAGAGCGCGGCGAGCTGTGGGTGAAGGGCCCGAACGTCATGGTCGGGTACCTCAACAACCCCGAGGCGACGGCGGCCACCAAGGACGCCGACGGGTTCCTGCACACCGGTGACATCGCCGTCGTCGACGCCGAGGGCGTGTACTCGATCGTCGACCGGGTCAAGGAGCTGATCAAGTACAAGGGCTACCAGGTGCCACCGGCCGAGCTGGAGGCGCTGCTGCTCACCCACGACAAGATCGCCGACGCGGCGGTCATCGGGGTGAACGACGCCGAGGGCGAGGAGGTCCCGAAGGCCTTCGTCGTCCGGCAGCCCTCGGCCACCGACCTCACCGAGGACGAGGTCATGGCCTTCGTCGCGGAGCGGGTGGCACCGCACAAGAAGGTGCGGGTGGTCGAGTTCATCGAGCAGATCCCGAAGTCGGCCTCCGGGAAGATCCTGCGCAAGGACCTGCGGGCCCGGGAGGCGGCGAGCGCCTGA